In a single window of the Melioribacteraceae bacterium genome:
- a CDS encoding type II/IV secretion system protein: MQDSQLEMTDKIGYLLLKKGIIDYQILEQALKIKDADQHKLKRNLAQILVEEFKFDHDVIFREVAILYAFKELNIHPEELSDERIGEIKNLMNKQGDDVRKMLLDYRVIPFKFDEKIKEKLILAAVDPTDRNLPKVAYTLNVKKFEINYLRKKEYDKLISMIVTSENEFLKILKDSNEEIQVDTDEPSLNEDELDAEINKSALINLIEAALVEGTRKGVSDIHIIPQSGNKTEIHFRLDGKLALWHTQENTLPEAVMAVVKDRSKGMDRFEREKAQDGFIQREIDGHTIRFRVSVLPTVGTELKNKFESIVIRILDDRKVIKDLGKLGLTGYANSAFVKAINQPQGMIILTGPTGSGKSTTLVAALYQVINPTKNVLTVEDPVEYVIEGARQLKIGHKMNFEQAIRAILRHDPDIVLVGEMRDKETAETAIKLANTGHLTFSTLHTNDAPSAVARLFKMGVEPFLIAYAINIIVAQRLIRRLCGVCKKKVTNLEEHLVGLGLNIKDWAGSEIYEAVGCDKCNGSGYKGRLAIHEALYFTKELKRIIVKSGEDVDEEAVRDQSRKDGTLNLREAGFEKVRLGFTSIQEVIGATMED, from the coding sequence ATGCAAGATTCACAACTTGAAATGACCGACAAAATTGGTTACCTGCTTCTCAAAAAGGGAATAATCGATTACCAAATATTAGAGCAAGCACTAAAAATTAAAGATGCTGACCAGCATAAGCTTAAGAGAAATCTTGCGCAAATTCTGGTTGAAGAATTTAAATTTGATCATGATGTAATATTCCGTGAAGTTGCAATTCTATATGCATTCAAAGAATTAAACATTCATCCTGAAGAACTTTCGGATGAACGGATTGGCGAGATTAAAAACTTAATGAATAAGCAAGGAGATGATGTTCGTAAAATGCTCCTTGATTATAGAGTAATTCCTTTTAAATTTGACGAAAAGATAAAAGAAAAATTAATTCTTGCGGCAGTTGATCCTACTGATAGAAACTTACCAAAAGTAGCTTATACACTGAATGTTAAAAAATTTGAGATAAACTATTTACGAAAGAAAGAATACGATAAATTAATCTCGATGATTGTTACTTCCGAGAATGAGTTCTTAAAAATATTGAAAGATTCCAATGAAGAAATTCAAGTAGATACTGATGAACCTTCTTTGAATGAAGATGAACTTGATGCCGAAATAAATAAAAGCGCTCTAATTAATTTAATTGAAGCCGCATTAGTTGAAGGGACACGTAAAGGAGTTAGTGATATTCACATAATTCCACAATCGGGAAATAAAACCGAAATTCATTTTAGGTTAGATGGTAAACTTGCACTATGGCACACCCAAGAAAATACTTTGCCCGAAGCTGTTATGGCTGTTGTTAAAGATAGATCTAAAGGTATGGATCGTTTTGAAAGAGAGAAAGCGCAGGACGGATTTATTCAACGAGAAATTGATGGGCATACAATTCGTTTCCGTGTCTCGGTGCTTCCCACAGTTGGTACTGAGCTTAAAAATAAATTTGAAAGTATAGTAATAAGAATTCTTGATGATAGAAAAGTTATAAAAGATTTGGGAAAACTTGGATTAACCGGTTATGCAAATTCGGCATTTGTTAAAGCTATCAATCAGCCACAGGGAATGATTATTCTTACCGGACCTACTGGAAGCGGCAAATCTACAACATTGGTCGCTGCATTATATCAAGTAATTAATCCAACAAAAAACGTTTTAACTGTTGAAGATCCTGTAGAGTATGTTATTGAAGGCGCACGACAATTAAAGATTGGTCACAAAATGAATTTTGAGCAAGCCATCAGAGCCATTTTGCGTCACGATCCCGATATTGTTTTAGTTGGTGAAATGCGTGATAAAGAAACCGCTGAAACCGCTATTAAACTTGCTAATACCGGTCACTTAACTTTTTCAACTCTACATACAAATGATGCGCCAAGTGCTGTTGCTCGTTTATTTAAAATGGGTGTTGAGCCTTTTCTTATTGCCTATGCAATTAATATTATTGTTGCTCAACGCCTAATAAGAAGATTGTGCGGAGTTTGTAAGAAAAAAGTTACAAACTTAGAAGAGCATTTAGTCGGTTTAGGTCTCAATATTAAAGATTGGGCGGGTTCCGAAATTTATGAGGCTGTGGGTTGTGATAAATGTAATGGTTCTGGTTACAAAGGAAGATTAGCCATTCATGAAGCGCTCTATTTTACAAAAGAACTGAAAAGAATAATTGTTAAATCGGGTGAAGATGTTGATGAAGAAGCTGTGCGTGATCAATCCCGCAAAGATGGTACTTTAAATCTTCGGGAAGCTGGTTTTGAAAAAGTTAGACTCGGTTTCACTTCAATTCAAGAAGTGATTGGCGCGACAATGGAAGACTAA
- a CDS encoding response regulator → MKLSVKFIIITFFIVLTISVTSTVIFYSLAANVISNQQSKSLLNSANDFIFSLQNEIQLFEEDFQSILPQTKNYRTINLDSTAIDFILTVESDSLIRKDEFVINKKAFINFRANTIQKFFNDNPNILLRYERVNNDKIIFSGILISTDLLDRISVKIRAEVAFILNGTLYEISNNEKNQKFALNIIEAEKYLRYKNNFDVHTQQLATEDFVASTYTPKSLIIPGGKVGFIIFNTYKDSFEFSQSLRSVVFLLILAGSAITILLVLISTVKLRKQLKQLSETAELTGKGDLTHRVIIESKDEIGMLGIAFNRMLDELEENKKSEKEYTEFIQLINQNPSLSEISNAALLKITNSTHISFGVLYLVEQSKLRLIASQGIGEEIEIPRNSSDIYSNAVEKKEKIEFNFQENYPEIKVGITSVKIKYLLIYPLIYNKETVAVLELASESAPAESIISYLDNIHEQLAIGLVNAKSLEQLENLVDELRKLNDDYQKQNEFISKQNFELKELHHQIAEKAMELEMQTQKAVELSKVKSEFLASMSHELRTPLISILGLTELLINEMEEKSIAKDRLRIVHRNGKKLLGLITNILEFSKFESGKITINKEAFLLDELVSEVTETVRQMAIEKNLEFIVTGINSKNYLVETDKTKLEQILLNLLVNSVKFTDSGTIALNILEADNGITFSILDTGIGISAENQKVIFDEFKQAEGGSTRKFGGAGLGLAICKKYVNLLDGDIYVKSEVGRGSNFICTIPNIILEKLYIDNSVEKRPTRFNQPLKILVINKNEESQKLIYDYLFSHNYETLFLESVDDINDQLESNDYRAIILDPFYPNINIWKMIAIIKNNPRTKNIPIVLTVLIEEERVGWEPKIFDFITANDDLKRVEEIADAFFKERKVPLKIAIFGEDGILVSSNEKKFVINNFNKFNDFVTANQDLHYDIAVIDISSMGNKFLDVVYRISKDKNLKMLPVIVKLPSSFDDNIVDSLNSKLYELTVKFKYHPLDMLKVLRDRLNIKMVGHQADNSLLEVKQDIRSSNENEFESNKEIKPKILVVDDDSDALYTIGEMLKMIDCDTIFAHNGLECLLVLNQIEPDLVLLDIMMPQMDGFETIKKIRENKKFKNLPVIALTAYAMLENKIVIEKNGFDDLITKPLDSTIFFAKIKSQITKKTRKE, encoded by the coding sequence ATGAAGCTAAGTGTAAAATTTATAATAATTACCTTTTTTATTGTTTTAACAATTTCTGTTACTTCTACAGTAATATTTTATTCTCTCGCTGCTAATGTCATTTCAAATCAGCAGTCTAAGTCACTTCTAAATTCTGCTAATGATTTTATTTTTTCACTTCAAAACGAAATACAATTATTTGAGGAAGATTTTCAATCCATATTACCCCAAACAAAGAATTATAGGACAATTAACTTAGATTCTACCGCTATAGATTTTATACTAACTGTTGAAAGTGATTCATTAATTAGAAAGGACGAATTCGTAATTAATAAGAAAGCTTTCATTAATTTCCGAGCAAACACAATTCAGAAGTTCTTTAATGATAATCCCAACATTCTCTTGAGGTATGAAAGAGTAAATAACGATAAAATAATTTTTTCGGGAATCTTAATTTCGACAGATCTGCTTGATAGAATTTCGGTTAAGATTAGAGCCGAAGTAGCGTTTATTTTGAATGGTACACTTTATGAAATTTCGAACAATGAGAAGAATCAAAAATTTGCGCTAAACATTATTGAAGCTGAAAAATATTTAAGGTATAAGAACAATTTTGATGTTCACACCCAGCAACTTGCTACTGAGGATTTTGTTGCTTCCACCTATACTCCAAAATCATTAATTATACCAGGGGGTAAAGTTGGTTTTATAATATTTAACACTTACAAAGATAGTTTCGAATTCAGTCAATCATTACGCTCGGTTGTGTTTTTACTAATTCTTGCCGGCAGTGCAATAACAATTTTATTGGTCCTTATCTCAACAGTAAAGTTGCGAAAACAATTAAAGCAATTAAGTGAAACCGCAGAGTTAACCGGTAAAGGCGATTTAACTCATCGGGTTATTATTGAATCCAAAGATGAAATTGGAATGCTTGGTATAGCTTTCAACAGAATGCTTGACGAGTTGGAAGAGAATAAGAAATCTGAAAAAGAATATACTGAGTTTATCCAGCTAATAAATCAAAATCCTTCTCTCAGCGAAATTTCGAATGCCGCACTGCTGAAAATTACCAATTCGACCCATATTTCCTTTGGCGTACTTTATTTAGTTGAGCAATCAAAATTAAGATTAATAGCATCACAGGGAATTGGAGAGGAAATTGAAATTCCACGCAATTCCTCCGACATTTATTCAAACGCAGTTGAAAAAAAGGAGAAAATTGAATTTAATTTTCAAGAAAATTACCCTGAAATAAAAGTTGGAATTACATCAGTAAAGATTAAATATTTATTGATTTATCCATTGATTTATAATAAAGAAACAGTTGCTGTACTAGAACTTGCTTCGGAGTCAGCACCAGCGGAAAGTATAATTTCATATTTGGATAATATTCATGAGCAGCTAGCAATTGGTTTGGTAAACGCAAAATCATTGGAGCAATTGGAAAATCTTGTTGATGAATTGCGTAAACTAAACGATGACTATCAAAAACAGAACGAATTTATTTCGAAACAGAATTTTGAATTAAAAGAGCTTCATCATCAAATTGCTGAAAAAGCCATGGAACTAGAAATGCAGACTCAAAAGGCAGTTGAGCTTTCAAAAGTTAAGTCGGAATTTTTAGCAAGCATGTCTCATGAACTTCGTACACCACTAATCTCAATTCTGGGTCTTACAGAACTTTTAATTAATGAAATGGAAGAAAAATCAATTGCAAAAGATCGTCTCCGAATTGTGCACAGAAATGGAAAAAAATTGCTTGGTTTAATTACAAACATTCTTGAATTTTCCAAATTTGAGAGTGGAAAGATTACGATTAACAAAGAAGCTTTTCTCCTTGATGAATTAGTATCAGAAGTTACCGAAACAGTAAGGCAAATGGCCATTGAAAAAAATCTTGAGTTCATAGTTACAGGAATAAACAGCAAGAATTATCTTGTAGAAACTGATAAAACAAAGCTTGAGCAAATATTATTAAATCTTCTAGTTAACTCTGTAAAATTTACAGATTCTGGAACTATAGCGTTAAATATTCTGGAAGCTGATAATGGAATTACTTTCTCGATTCTTGATACTGGAATCGGGATATCTGCTGAAAATCAGAAAGTAATTTTTGATGAATTTAAGCAAGCAGAAGGTGGCTCAACTCGTAAGTTTGGCGGAGCTGGATTGGGATTAGCAATATGCAAGAAATATGTGAACTTGCTTGATGGAGATATTTATGTCAAAAGTGAAGTTGGGCGAGGGTCAAATTTTATTTGCACAATTCCTAATATTATCCTTGAAAAACTTTATATAGATAATTCAGTTGAAAAGAGACCAACTCGATTTAATCAACCGTTGAAAATATTGGTTATCAATAAAAACGAGGAATCGCAAAAATTGATATACGATTATTTATTCTCCCACAATTACGAAACTCTGTTTTTGGAGAGTGTTGATGATATTAATGATCAACTAGAGAGTAATGATTATAGAGCAATTATACTCGATCCGTTCTATCCAAATATTAATATCTGGAAAATGATTGCAATTATAAAAAATAATCCACGCACAAAAAATATTCCAATCGTTCTTACTGTACTAATTGAGGAAGAAAGAGTGGGCTGGGAACCAAAAATATTTGATTTTATTACCGCGAATGATGATTTAAAAAGAGTTGAGGAGATTGCTGATGCTTTCTTTAAAGAAAGAAAAGTCCCATTAAAGATTGCCATCTTCGGGGAGGATGGAATATTAGTCTCAAGCAATGAGAAAAAGTTTGTTATCAATAACTTTAATAAGTTTAATGATTTTGTAACGGCTAATCAAGATCTGCATTACGATATAGCAGTAATTGATATTTCATCAATGGGCAATAAATTTTTGGATGTGGTTTATAGAATTTCAAAGGATAAAAATCTCAAAATGTTGCCTGTTATCGTAAAACTCCCCAGTTCATTTGACGATAATATTGTTGATTCCTTAAACTCAAAACTATATGAATTGACGGTGAAATTTAAATATCACCCTCTCGACATGTTGAAAGTATTAAGGGATAGACTAAATATAAAAATGGTAGGTCATCAAGCGGATAATAGTTTATTAGAGGTAAAGCAGGATATCAGATCATCTAATGAGAATGAATTTGAATCAAACAAAGAAATCAAACCCAAAATACTTGTAGTGGACGATGATAGTGATGCTCTATATACAATTGGTGAGATGTTGAAAATGATTGATTGCGATACCATATTCGCTCATAATGGACTTGAATGTTTATTGGTATTGAACCAGATAGAACCGGATTTAGTATTACTTGATATAATGATGCCGCAAATGGATGGATTTGAGACCATAAAAAAGATTAGAGAAAATAAAAAATTTAAAAATTTACCGGTAATTGCGTTAACCGCATACGCAATGCTAGAGAATAAAATTGTTATAGAAAAAAATGGTTTCGATGATTTGATCACCAAACCATTGGATTCAACCATTTTCTTCGCTAAGATTAAAAGTCAGATAACCAAGAAGACACGGAAAGAATGA
- a CDS encoding PilT/PilU family type 4a pilus ATPase — MLSEAKQILSAFASRIPLTILGPERVRYISENIHQLPQEHQLMLYNLMNHILALMLERNASDIEIGGYGVQESVWFRIFGKKERVADIPQFTEDEASTLILALLNKSQIQLLLEKRNLDFSYTFKYNKINKDVRFRADAYFDLDSLALNMRAIQASVRPLESLEFHPFAVKTMSHNYIKFGLSLITGITGSGKSTTLDAIIDFHNDFDPCHIVIIASPVEYVHRSRKSLIKHREVGRDVTSFKDGVTQSLRQDPDIIVIGEMRDPETILSALEVTDTGHKVFSTLHTSSAVESIDRIIAEVHPNEQERVRNRLADVLISVVSQKLVPSLDGKRAMAKEVLLVTPSVKAAIKNNNTSEIYMMINQSGPQGMVTMEQDLLRLYAEKKISKENALAYSNNKTRMMQLMKG; from the coding sequence ATGTTATCAGAAGCTAAGCAAATTCTTTCAGCGTTCGCCTCAAGAATTCCATTAACTATTCTGGGTCCCGAACGCGTTAGGTATATTTCGGAAAACATACACCAATTACCCCAAGAACATCAGCTGATGCTCTATAACCTCATGAATCATATTCTTGCCTTGATGCTTGAAAGAAATGCCTCTGATATTGAGATTGGTGGTTATGGTGTTCAGGAAAGTGTTTGGTTTAGAATCTTCGGCAAGAAAGAGAGAGTTGCAGATATACCCCAATTTACAGAAGATGAAGCTTCAACTTTAATTTTAGCTTTATTAAATAAAAGTCAGATTCAACTTCTTCTGGAAAAACGAAATCTGGATTTTAGCTATACTTTTAAATACAACAAGATTAATAAGGATGTTAGATTTAGAGCTGATGCCTATTTTGATCTTGATAGTTTGGCGCTGAATATGCGCGCCATTCAAGCCTCTGTTAGACCTCTTGAAAGTTTAGAATTTCACCCATTTGCTGTTAAAACGATGAGCCACAATTATATAAAATTTGGGTTGTCGCTAATTACCGGAATTACCGGTTCAGGTAAATCAACAACTCTGGACGCAATAATTGACTTTCATAATGATTTTGATCCGTGCCATATAGTAATTATTGCGTCACCTGTTGAATATGTTCATCGTTCACGAAAATCATTAATTAAGCACCGAGAAGTTGGACGCGATGTTACTTCCTTTAAAGATGGTGTTACACAATCATTAAGACAGGATCCTGATATTATTGTTATTGGTGAAATGAGGGACCCCGAGACGATTTTATCCGCACTTGAAGTTACTGATACCGGCCATAAAGTATTTTCAACTCTCCATACTTCCTCGGCAGTTGAATCTATTGATCGTATTATAGCTGAGGTTCATCCCAATGAACAGGAGCGGGTTAGAAATAGACTTGCAGATGTTCTAATTTCAGTTGTTTCGCAAAAATTGGTACCAAGCTTGGATGGTAAGCGAGCAATGGCAAAAGAAGTTCTTCTGGTTACTCCAAGTGTAAAAGCGGCAATAAAAAACAATAATACCAGTGAAATTTACATGATGATTAACCAATCGGGCCCTCAGGGCATGGTTACTATGGAACAAGATTTGTTACGTTTATACGCTGAGAAAAAAATATCAAAGGAAAATGCACTGGCTTATTCCAACAACAAAACAAGAATGATGCAACTAATGAAGGGTTAG